The DNA window GGGGTGGCGACGACCATCTGGAAACCGAAGTTGTCGAAGATGTTCATCGCCAGCGCGGTGAACTCGTTGTCGGCCTTGTCGAAGGCTTCGTCCAGCACCACGGCTGCATAGCTGGGCAGCTGGCTTTCCGCGCCACCGAGCTGGTAGCGCAATGCCGCCGCCAGGCAGGTGGTCGCCAGCTTCTGGCGCTGGCCGCCCGACTTGCCCGCACCGCTGCGGTAGATTTCGACCTGCTGGCGCGTGGCCGCGTCCAGCTCGACGCCGATGAACTCCACATGCAGGCGCACGTCCAGCACGTTCTCGCGCCAGCGCTTGTCTTCGCCTTCCTGCGAGCCCAGCCGCTTCACCAGCTCACGGAGTACCGCGAACTGGGCTTCGGCCACTTCGCGCTGTTCCGTCTGGTGGTGCGAGAGCACATCGCGCAGCTGCTGGTGGAACTCCAGCACTTCCGGCAGACGGCGGTCGCTCAGCTCAATGGTCAACAGCGTGCCGCGGTTGAACGGGACCTGTTCCAGGCTGGCGTTCACTTCGTCGAGGCGCTGGCCAATCGACTTGCGTGCCTCGGCGCTGTGGCGCTGCAGGGCCAGCAGGTTGTTCTTGCTCTGGTTCTGCAGCAGGTCGAAGAAGCGTTCTTCATGCTGCGGCAGGCCATCACGCTCCAGACGCGCCAAGCGGGCCAGGAAGTCGTCCGCCGAGGCCACCGACACGGTGAAGTCGCCCGACTCTTCCGGCCAGCCCTGCACGAAGCGGCGGAAGCAGCCCAGCAGCAGGTTCTCGACTTTATTCACGTCCTGCTGCGAGGACGACAGCTGCTCGTTCAGCGCGTTGCTGATCTGGCGCATGTTCGCTTCGAGCGTTTCCAGGCTCAGCGGACCCATCGCTTCCACGCGCTGCTGCAGACCGGCTTCCTGGGTGCTGCCCAGTGCCGGCAGCACCAGCGCGCGGCTCTGCTGGCGGGCACGGTCCAGGCGATCGCGTTCCTTGACCAGCTGGCCGCGCTCCACGCGGGTGTCTTCGTAGGTGCGCCGTGCCTGTTCGATGTCGGCACGGGTAGCGTCGATCTGCTTGGCCAGGCGCGCCAGGTCGGCGTTGCCTTCGCGCAGTTCGCGCAGGTTGGCCTCGACGTCGGACAGACGCTGCAGCGGCGTCGCGACGTCGATTTCGTCCCAGCCCAGATTGACCAGCTGGTTGCAGGCCAGGCGGCGATCATTGTCGCTTTCACGCTGCGAGCGCAGCTGCGCGATGTCGGCATCGCAGCCGGCAATGCGCTTGGCCAGTTCCTGGCCTTCCTTCTGATACACCGCCAGCTTGTCGCGGTTGTTGAAGCCGAGCAGCCAGCGGCGACGGTCGTTGACCGCGCTGCGGTCGTCCTTCTCGAAGCGGTCGCCCGGGTGCTTGACCTGCCCTTCCCTGGTGATGCCGCGCTCGACATTGCGCAGCTCGCGCGCATCCACGCACTCGTAGTCGAAGCGCTTGCCCAGCTCGCGGCGCAGCCACGGCTCGAAGCTGCTGTCGCGCAGGTCCAGCTTGTGCAGCAGCGAGCGTGCCGACGGCGAACGCGCCAGCGCCTCGTCGTTGCGACGCACACGGTAGAAGGTGAAACGCATGCCGAGATGGGTGCGGTTCACCCAGTCGGCAACCTCGTTGTAATGACGATCATCGACCAGCAGCGACTGCGCGAAGGCGAACAGCACGCGTTCGATCGAGCCCTGCCATGCAGCATGGTCCGGGCGGACCTGGATCAGTTCACCGACAAACGGCAGTGCCGCCTCCGGCACGCCGGTTTCCTCGGCCAGCCGTGCACGCAGCTTCTGCAGCGGTGCCGGAATGCTGGACGGATTGTGCTGCATCGCTTCCAGCTCGCTGCGCACTTCGGCGAAGCGGCGCTCATCGTCACGCTTGCCGCCCAGGCGTTCGCTGATTGCATCATCCAGCGCAGCCGAAGCACGCTGACGGTCCTGCAGCTCACCCTGGGCTTTGTCGATCAGTTCGGCAAACGCCTGCGCGGTGTCCGGCAGCGTGGCCTGCAGCTTCTGTGCGGACTGGCGCGCCTGCTCGCGCTTGGCCTGACGGCGGTCACGCTCGGCCTCGGCGCGGCCCTGCTCGCGTTCCAGTTCCTCGATGCGCTCGCCGCCCTGCTGGCGGCGCTGCAGTTCAAGCTCGCCCAGACGCTCGGTGTGGTTGTCCAGCGCAGAACGACGCTGGGCCTCTTCGCCGAGCAGGCCACGGTCGCGGACTTCCAGCTCGTGCAGGCGCGCTTCCAGCAGCTGCTGGCGGCGGTTCTCGCGGAAGCTGTCGATACCCAGCTTCAGCAGTTCCTCGTCGCCACGGCGGCGGTGCATGGCCTTGAGTTCGTTGTAGTGCTCGCGCGCCGGCAGCAGGGTTTCGACCTGACGCCGCGCGGTGACCACGGCCTGGTGCGCACCGTCGAGCTCGGCGAAGTCGTTCACCAGCCGCTCGGCGGCATTGAAGGTGTTCGGCGTGTCCAGCATGAAGTCACGCAGGAACACGTTCAGGTCGCCCAGGTTCTTGGCCGACTGGGTCTTGTGCAGCAGGCGCAGCGCCATCTCGTTGTCGATGCCGAGCAGGTGGCGGAAGCGCTCTGCATAGCCGGCGAAGCTGTCGAAATGATGCACGTCGGCCAGACGCTGCTTGAGCTTGCGCAGGTCCAGGTCGAAACCGCCCAGGTCCTTGGCGATGTCGAACGGACGCTCGGCGACCAGATAGTGCTTGCGCACATCCGCTGCGGCGGCACCGTTGCCGGAGATCCAGAACAGGCGCACCAGGCTGACCACGCGGCCGTCACCGCTGCGGTATTCCAGCACCAGCGCGGTCCAGGTCGCGCCCTTGCGCAGGTACTGGGTGGCGATTTCGCCGGTGCCCTTGTCCTGCTGGTCGGCCCACGCGCCGCGCACGTAGGAGACCAGGTTGCGGTCGCGACCACTGCGTTC is part of the Stenotrophomonas oahuensis genome and encodes:
- a CDS encoding ATP-binding protein, translating into MAISKHTPALFTDGLPDPRLQQFRMRRLQVHNWGTFNGLTEVPIAEKGFLFVGRSGSGKSTLLDAMSAVLVPPAIVDFNAAAREAERSGRDRNLVSYVRGAWADQQDKGTGEIATQYLRKGATWTALVLEYRSGDGRVVSLVRLFWISGNGAAAADVRKHYLVAERPFDIAKDLGGFDLDLRKLKQRLADVHHFDSFAGYAERFRHLLGIDNEMALRLLHKTQSAKNLGDLNVFLRDFMLDTPNTFNAAERLVNDFAELDGAHQAVVTARRQVETLLPAREHYNELKAMHRRRGDEELLKLGIDSFRENRRQQLLEARLHELEVRDRGLLGEEAQRRSALDNHTERLGELELQRRQQGGERIEELEREQGRAEAERDRRQAKREQARQSAQKLQATLPDTAQAFAELIDKAQGELQDRQRASAALDDAISERLGGKRDDERRFAEVRSELEAMQHNPSSIPAPLQKLRARLAEETGVPEAALPFVGELIQVRPDHAAWQGSIERVLFAFAQSLLVDDRHYNEVADWVNRTHLGMRFTFYRVRRNDEALARSPSARSLLHKLDLRDSSFEPWLRRELGKRFDYECVDARELRNVERGITREGQVKHPGDRFEKDDRSAVNDRRRWLLGFNNRDKLAVYQKEGQELAKRIAGCDADIAQLRSQRESDNDRRLACNQLVNLGWDEIDVATPLQRLSDVEANLRELREGNADLARLAKQIDATRADIEQARRTYEDTRVERGQLVKERDRLDRARQQSRALVLPALGSTQEAGLQQRVEAMGPLSLETLEANMRQISNALNEQLSSSQQDVNKVENLLLGCFRRFVQGWPEESGDFTVSVASADDFLARLARLERDGLPQHEERFFDLLQNQSKNNLLALQRHSAEARKSIGQRLDEVNASLEQVPFNRGTLLTIELSDRRLPEVLEFHQQLRDVLSHHQTEQREVAEAQFAVLRELVKRLGSQEGEDKRWRENVLDVRLHVEFIGVELDAATRQQVEIYRSGAGKSGGQRQKLATTCLAAALRYQLGGAESQLPSYAAVVLDEAFDKADNEFTALAMNIFDNFGFQMVVATPLKSVMTLEPFIGGACFVEISGRHDSGVLLIEYDEEGKRLKLPERSRQAAEVEA